In Shewanella sp. GD04112, the sequence TGGCCTACCAATGTGAAAATGCCTGGCGCGAGCAACGCAAAAACAATGATTGGCAAGGTTTTAAACCGAATCTAAAAGCGGTGATCTCCCTCTCGAGGGAAGAAGCCTTAATTCGCGCGCAGGCGCTTAACATCTCCCCCTACGATGCCCTGCTCGATAAATTTGAGCCCGGCATGACCACGGCAAAGCTCGAACGGACCTTTGGCGACTTAAAAACTTGGTTACCCTCTCTTATTCAAGATGTGCTTGCAAAACAAGCCAGTGAACCCAAGCTTACCCTTAATGGCCCCTTCGAAATCAAGGCACAGGAAGCCCTAGGCCAAGCGGTGATGGCCTATTTAGGGTTTGACTTTAACCATGGCAGGCTCGATATCAGCAGCCACCCATTTTGTGGTGGAGTGCCTAGCGATGTACGTATCACGACGCGTTATAATGAAGCCGATTTTAGCAGCGCTATCATGGGCATAGTGCATGAAACTGGTCACGCCCGTTATGAACAGGGCTTACCGAAACCATGGCGAGGTCAGCCCGCAGGATTGGCTCGCTCCATGGGCGTCCATGAGAGCCAAAGCTTATTTTGTGAAATGCAGCTCGGTGCCAATCCCGCGTTTTTACGCCAACTGCAACCACTGATTAAACAGCATTTGGGTTGCGAGTTCAGCGCCCAAGACTTGGCAAGACACTATACCCGCGTCAATCCCGGGCTTATCCGTGTTGATGCCGATGAAGTCACTTACCCTTGCCACATTCTATTGCGCTTTGAGGCCGAAAAAGCCTTTATTGACGGCAGCCTGAGCGTAGATGACCTCCCCGATTTTTGGTCAAGCCAGATGCAACAACTACTCGGGATCAATACCGATGGTAACTATCGCGATGGTTGTATGCAGGATATCCATTGGGCCGTGGGTGAATTGGGATATTTCCCAAGTTATACCTTAGGCGCCATGTATGCCGCCCAATGCCGTTTTGCGCTGGAGCGAAGCTTAGGCCCGATTGAAAACCTCATCGATAATGGGCAGTTATCCCAAGTATTTGACTGGCTTGGCACCCACATTTGGTCCAAAGGCTCACTACTGACAACGGATGAGCTCATCATTCAAGCCACAGGCGAGCCGCTCAATAGCCAATATCTTGCTAAACATTTGAAGCAACGTTATTTGGGATAAGCGCGGTAAACCGCCTAGACAATCGCAGCACTGGCGAGTTTCAAAGCTTTTGCTGCGATTTGGGTATATAATCCCCAACTTATTTATTCACACTGTTTTGGACGGAAAAAGGTCGACCATGTTACTGCGTGCAATCACCCCAGAGGATTGGGATGCTATTTTACAGATCCAGGAAGAATGTTACTCCCAACTGGATCCTGAACCCCTGCATGTATTGCAAAGCAAGTGGCACGTCTCACCTCAATCCTGCTTTGTGTTTGAGGTGAATGAGTCGGTGGTGGGCTATTGCCTCGCCCACCCTTGGACCACCAATATGCCTCCTGCATTGTATGAGCCCATCACTCAGTTACCTAAGGCCGATACCTTGTATCTGCACGATATTGCCATCTCGGTAAGGGCTCAAGGTTTAGGCGCTGGCTCCAAGGCCTTAATGCGCTTAAAGCAGCTCGCGGATCGCTTTAACTTGAGCTCCCTCTCTCTGGTCGCAGTACAAGGCGCCGATAGCTACTGGCGTAAAATGGGCTTTAAACCTAAAGCGATTGAGAAATGCCTTGGCAGCTATACCGACGATGCAATGTATATGATTTATAAGCTTAATCATCGAGAAGAATGATGAACCCCACCCTAACGACTATTGGTTTACTCTGTCTTAGCAATATTTTTATGACCTTTGCATGGTATGGGCATTTAAAATCCTTAGGTTCAAAGCCTTGGATTATTGCCGCCTTAGTCAGTTGGGGCATCGCTCTATTTGAATACCTACTGCAAGTGCCCGCTAATCGCATCGGCTACACAGTGATGAATGTCGGCCAATTAAAAATCCTGCAGGAAGTCATCACCTTAAGCTTGTTTGTGCCCTTCGCCTATTTCTATATGAAGGAACCGCTCAAACTCGACTATCTCTGGGCGGGCCTGTGTATCCTCGGTGCGGTGTATTTTATTTTTAGAAGCGAATTTAACTAATTCCAGACTTATTTCAGGAGAAAACCATGGCGCGTCAAGTGACTTACACCTTCAAAGGTGAGACGAAAACCATCGCCTTTAGTTATGATAAACACCGCGATTTATATGAAGCCGTGGCCGAGGCCGAAGGCATTGACTTAACCAAGTTTCTCGCGATGGAACAACAAATTGCCATGACCTCACGCAAAGGTGCCAAGGCTGAAAAAGACTATCGCAAAGTTGAATTTGCCCGCTTTGGTTTTAGCAATATCCACTTTGTACGTGATGAAGAACCCGAGGCCTAAGCCTTATCGTCATTTATCCATTTAGAATTAGGATTGCAGATGTTAAATGCTGAACATGCTAACTTTCCCCGTGCAGGATTCTTCCGCCGCTTAGGGGCAATGATCTATGACCTGCTGCTCGCGGTAGCCGTGTATATGTTTGCTGGCGCCATCGGCTTTGGTATTTTCTTCGGACTCACAGCCTCGGGCCTGATTAGCATGAATGGCTTTGAACATGTGTCCGACGCCCTCAATGGCACGCCGATTTACCATGGGATTTATCAACTCTGGTTAGTGCTCTGCGTAGGCACTTTCTATGCGCTTTTTTGGAGTAAGGGCGGTCAAACCCTCGGGATGCGCGCCTGGCGCCTTAAGATCCAACATCCTAATGGCCAAAACTTAAGCCTTATCACCGCCTATGCACGCATCGTCTGGTCTTTACTCGGCATTGGTAATTTGTGGGTGCTGATCAACGACGATAAACTCGCGCTACAGGATATGATGACCCGCTCAGAAGTGGTTGTTCTTTCTAAGGAAGCTAACCAAATGCGCAATTGGCATGGTGCATAAACCACAGGCGGTTAGATCATAGCGGTTAAACCATAGTGCTAAACTTGGCATCTAAGCCTTACAACCGCGATTAAGCTAACCTTGCCCCAATAAAAAAACGACGCCATGGCGTCGTTTTTTATTACCCGTGTGTATCACCGCCGGATAAAGTAAAAGGCAATACCGGTAAATAACAGACTCGGCGCGATGGCTCCCACGTAGGCCGGTAACTCATATACCATACTCATGGGACCAAAGATCTCGTTACTGATATAGAAACTAAACCCAGCGACCACCCCAAGCAACACCCGCGCGCCCATAGTCACAGTCCGCAGAGGTCCAAACACAAAGGATAAGGCCACCAGCATCATCACCCCAACAGTGACAGGCTGCATCACCTTGCGCCAGAGGGCTAATTCGTAACGGCTTGGATCTTGGCTATTATTTTTAAGGTAATCTAAGTACCCCATTAAACCGCGAATCGATAAGGCCTCTGGCTTGACCGATACTACGCTGAGTTTGTCGGGCGTAAGACTTGAGCGCCAAATATCTTCGTCTAAGTGTTCGAGCTTCACTTCGTCATAGCTTAAGTCGGTACGCTTCACATCCATAAGATGCCAACTGTCCTTACTGAACAAAGCACTCTTGGCATGCACCACATTCGTAAGCTTTAACTCACTGTTAAACTTATACAAAGTAATATTATTCAGCTTATCAATATCGGCGACTTCACCAATATTCACGAACAAATCGCCGTCTTTAGCCCAAATGCCTCGGTGGGATTTAATCAAACTGCCGCCGGAGAGTTTAATGGCTTGGAGTTCATTGGCCTTTTGCTCGGCCACTGGTGCGCCCCACTCACCCAATGCCATCACCATCAACATCAATGGCACTGCGGTTTTCATCGCAGATAAGGTGATCTGCAATCGCGACATCCCTGAGGCTTGCATCACTACTAGCTCAGAGTTCGAGGCCAGCATCCCCATGCCGATCAAGGCGCCTAACAGCACCGCCATCGGGAAAAACATTTCAATATCGCGAGGCACGAGGAATAACACATAAATGCCTGCATCCATCATAGTGTAGGAACCACGCCCCACTAAACGCAGCTGGTCAACCCACTTAATGATGCCCGACAAGCCCGTCAGCACCAGCAAACACAGCGCCGAAGTACTTAATAAAACTCTGGCGATATAAAGGTCTAAAATCTTCATGCGGCCACCTTTTTACGCGCCATTGCCGTCGATAAACGAGCAAATAAGGGTCTATCTTTACCTAGGAGTAAAATCCCCATAATGAGTGCCGACAAATGGATCCACCACATACCTAAATATTGTGGGATCACCCCATCCTGCAAGGCTTTACGTCCCGCGACCATCAGGCCAAAGTAGCCAAGATATAACAGTACCGCTGGGAGCATTTTGGCAAACTTACCTTGGCGCACATTGACTCGCGCCAGCGGCACGGCAATGAGTGTCATGATAGGAATCGCCAGCGGAATCGCTAAACGCCAATGGAACTCGGCCACGGCTTCAGGTCCTTCGACTTTCATCAATTCAGTCAGCGGTAAGGCTGAGAGTTTACGGCGACGTTCATCGACCTGTTGCTCTTTGATTTGCATCTTATAGCCACCAAATTCAATCATTTGGTAGTCTTTCTGTTGTGGGCTGCCCTGATAGCGCACCCCATCATTGAGCTGTAACTGCTGCGAGCCATTCTGATCTTCCAGTACCCGTCCGCCTTTAGCCACCACCACGTTGGTTAAACCAATTTCGTCATTGGGGTCGGGCAACTGGGCCACAAACACTTTATCCAGATCGTTATCCTTGCCGATACGTTCGACAAACAGCACAGCACGGCCGTTAGGACTCGCCTGAAAACGCCCTTGCACTAATGCGGCAAGGCCCGCCTCGGATTGGGCTTTCTCGAGCACTTGGTTTTGTTGCTCCTCGGCCCAAGGCGCGACATAGAGGGATAAATAGCCAGTAAACAACATGTTGATAACGGCGAGGATCAAAGTTACTCGGGTAACATACCATTCACTTACGCCAACACCGTGGAGAATGACCATTTCATTCTCGGCATACATGCGGCCGTGGGCCATGAGGATCCCAAGGAACAAACTTAAAGGTAAAACGAGAACAACAAGATAGGGTAAGTTGAGGCCTATCAAGGTAGCGATAAGAGAAGCAGGAAATTCACCGTCTGAGGCGTCGGCCAATATGCGCACGAAATGCTGGCTAATAAAAATAGTTAACAGTACGAAAAGTACTGCAATTTGCGCCTTTAAAACTTCTCGAATAAGGTATCTAAATACAATCACAGGTAGGATCCGGTCTCTAAACTTATCTTTTTGCTGGTAACAGACTAACTTTCATGTAAACTGTTTACTTTTGGTAGTTTTCTGACCAGCTTCAGGGGTTCCTGGCAAACGATAAATGTCACGGATATTTCACAAAAACGTGACTCAAGTGCCGAGAATAAATCACCTTTGGAGTAATAACTTAGGCCCTTTTCGGGACAAGCAGACATTATCCAATAAATATAAAAATTTGTCTTTAAGAATCTAGGAGTGCTCATGGAGTTTAGCGTAAAGAGCGGTAGCCCCGAAAAACAACGCTCAGCCTGCATCGTTGTCGGTGTTTATGAACCCCGCCGTCTATCCGGCATCGCCGAGCAATTAGACAAGATTAGCGAAGGTTATATCAGTAATCTACTGCGTCGCGGCGATTTAGAAGGTAAGCCTGGCCAAATGTTATTACTGCACCACGTTCCTAACGTATTGAGTGAACGAGTG encodes:
- a CDS encoding carboxypeptidase M32, yielding MDTAMNSKEPTPSYDKLTAHFQKISHFEHFSALGDWDQAAMMPLGGGSERGDAMAELALHIHSLKTAPELGDNLALATQEALSPEQQANLREMQYQYQQATLVPGELVQAKTKMAYQCENAWREQRKNNDWQGFKPNLKAVISLSREEALIRAQALNISPYDALLDKFEPGMTTAKLERTFGDLKTWLPSLIQDVLAKQASEPKLTLNGPFEIKAQEALGQAVMAYLGFDFNHGRLDISSHPFCGGVPSDVRITTRYNEADFSSAIMGIVHETGHARYEQGLPKPWRGQPAGLARSMGVHESQSLFCEMQLGANPAFLRQLQPLIKQHLGCEFSAQDLARHYTRVNPGLIRVDADEVTYPCHILLRFEAEKAFIDGSLSVDDLPDFWSSQMQQLLGINTDGNYRDGCMQDIHWAVGELGYFPSYTLGAMYAAQCRFALERSLGPIENLIDNGQLSQVFDWLGTHIWSKGSLLTTDELIIQATGEPLNSQYLAKHLKQRYLG
- a CDS encoding GNAT family N-acetyltransferase — its product is MLLRAITPEDWDAILQIQEECYSQLDPEPLHVLQSKWHVSPQSCFVFEVNESVVGYCLAHPWTTNMPPALYEPITQLPKADTLYLHDIAISVRAQGLGAGSKALMRLKQLADRFNLSSLSLVAVQGADSYWRKMGFKPKAIEKCLGSYTDDAMYMIYKLNHREE
- a CDS encoding DMT family protein — translated: MNPTLTTIGLLCLSNIFMTFAWYGHLKSLGSKPWIIAALVSWGIALFEYLLQVPANRIGYTVMNVGQLKILQEVITLSLFVPFAYFYMKEPLKLDYLWAGLCILGAVYFIFRSEFN
- a CDS encoding DUF2960 domain-containing protein, translated to MARQVTYTFKGETKTIAFSYDKHRDLYEAVAEAEGIDLTKFLAMEQQIAMTSRKGAKAEKDYRKVEFARFGFSNIHFVRDEEPEA
- a CDS encoding RDD family protein, whose product is MLNAEHANFPRAGFFRRLGAMIYDLLLAVAVYMFAGAIGFGIFFGLTASGLISMNGFEHVSDALNGTPIYHGIYQLWLVLCVGTFYALFWSKGGQTLGMRAWRLKIQHPNGQNLSLITAYARIVWSLLGIGNLWVLINDDKLALQDMMTRSEVVVLSKEANQMRNWHGA
- the lptG gene encoding LPS export ABC transporter permease LptG; translation: MKILDLYIARVLLSTSALCLLVLTGLSGIIKWVDQLRLVGRGSYTMMDAGIYVLFLVPRDIEMFFPMAVLLGALIGMGMLASNSELVVMQASGMSRLQITLSAMKTAVPLMLMVMALGEWGAPVAEQKANELQAIKLSGGSLIKSHRGIWAKDGDLFVNIGEVADIDKLNNITLYKFNSELKLTNVVHAKSALFSKDSWHLMDVKRTDLSYDEVKLEHLDEDIWRSSLTPDKLSVVSVKPEALSIRGLMGYLDYLKNNSQDPSRYELALWRKVMQPVTVGVMMLVALSFVFGPLRTVTMGARVLLGVVAGFSFYISNEIFGPMSMVYELPAYVGAIAPSLLFTGIAFYFIRR
- the lptF gene encoding LPS export ABC transporter permease LptF gives rise to the protein MIVFRYLIREVLKAQIAVLFVLLTIFISQHFVRILADASDGEFPASLIATLIGLNLPYLVVLVLPLSLFLGILMAHGRMYAENEMVILHGVGVSEWYVTRVTLILAVINMLFTGYLSLYVAPWAEEQQNQVLEKAQSEAGLAALVQGRFQASPNGRAVLFVERIGKDNDLDKVFVAQLPDPNDEIGLTNVVVAKGGRVLEDQNGSQQLQLNDGVRYQGSPQQKDYQMIEFGGYKMQIKEQQVDERRRKLSALPLTELMKVEGPEAVAEFHWRLAIPLAIPIMTLIAVPLARVNVRQGKFAKMLPAVLLYLGYFGLMVAGRKALQDGVIPQYLGMWWIHLSALIMGILLLGKDRPLFARLSTAMARKKVAA